A window from Tenrec ecaudatus isolate mTenEca1 chromosome Y, mTenEca1.hap1, whole genome shotgun sequence encodes these proteins:
- the LOC142435692 gene encoding PRAME family member 27-like: MTVLTDLCFQEDIPNEMLTFLIERVKQTKDLPHLCCRKLELVRNVAPLPILGEILNKVQLDSVQEMRLLGSWDLQSLNWFSPYLSQMVQLHTLLLSECTLYCIVPGENDEDEAQKLLQQFTTQLLSLHQLHTLMLHSVNFFGNHLHQLLRSLQAPLETLHIRRSLLMDQDLTYLSSCPCTSHLKSLDLSGVRRPGSNYEFLPALLNRVSATLAHLDLADCGITDSDCDYLQPALGHCSQLRTLKLCGNPLSMAVLQTLLFHTFPRCNFAFLELPVPLNCYMDHQLTLPWHTLAEVMEQLRLTLQLHGPQRIRLAYRHCRTLCDAICIRMDN; this comes from the coding sequence ATGACGGTGCTCACTGACCTGTGCTTTCAGGAAGACATCCCAAatgaaatgctcaccttcctcatcGAAAGGGTCAAGCAGACGAAGGACCTGCCACACCTGTGCTGCAGGAAGCTCGAGCTTGTTCGGAATGTTGCCCCGCTTCCCATTCTTGGGGAGATCCTCAACAAAGTGCAGCTagactctgtccaggagatgagaTTGCTTGGTAGCTGGGACCTGCAAAGCCTCAACTGGTTCTCTCCTTACCTGTCCCAGATGGTCCAACTGCATACACTCCTCCTCTCTGAATGCACCCTGTATTGCATCGTCCCCGGGGAGAACGATGAGGACGAGGCGCAGAAGCTACTTCAACAATTCACCACTCAGCTCCTCAGTCTGCATCAGCTCCACACCCTCATGCTGCACTCTGTGAACTTCTTTGGTAACcacctccaccagctgctcagaagctTGCAGGCGCCCTTAGAGACCCTGCACATACGCCGTTCCTTGCTTATGGACCAGGACTTGACATACCTGTCCTCATGTCCCTGCACCAGCCACCTGAAATCCCTTGACTTGAGTGGTGTACGCAGGCCTGGCTCCAATTACGAgttcctccctgctctgctgaacAGAGTCTCAGCCACCCTGGCCCACCTGGATTTGGCGGACTGTGGCATCACGGACTCGGACTGCGATTacttgcagcctgctctgggtcACTGCTCTCAACTCAGAACCTTGAAACTCTGCGGAAACCCGTTGTCCATGGCTGTCCTACAGACCCTGCTGTTTCACACTTTCCCAAGGTGCAACTTTGCCTTTCTAGAGCTTCCTGTCCCCCTCAATTGCTACATGGACCACCAGTTAACTCTGCCGTGGCATACCCTTGCAGAGGTGATGGAGCAGCTgaggctgaccttgcagctccatggaccCCAAAGAATACGCCTTGCTTACAGGCACTGTCGCACCCTGTGCGATGCAATCTGCATCCGTATGGACAACTAG